The following is a genomic window from Candidatus Cloacimonadota bacterium.
ATTTTATTGTATATTCTGTTTTTTTTATGAGATTTAAAAGGAGTTTGTCTTCTCCGCAAGTATAGTACTTAATATTCTCAACTCCTCCAACCTTCTCATAAGCTTTTTTATTGATGTAGAGGTTTCTTCCATTATTGCTGAACGGTAGACCAAGATTGATTGTTGCACAATAAAAATCCGCAGTTAATATTTGTGTAAATCTTCTAAAATCAGAAACCTTATTCTCTGGGGAATAGCCAACGATCATACCTGTATTTTCTGAAATATATGAATTAAATGAACGAAGCCAATTGACAGGCACCCTACAATCTGCATCTGTAAAGATAAGATTATCGAATCGGGCTTTCTCAACTCCTAACTTAATCGCATATTTCTTTCCTTTATATTCAGTATTTTTTTCACGTATCAATATCGAATGCCAATTGTTTTCTCGGATGCAATATTGTTTAATTATTTCTGATGTGCCATCTTCAGAAGCGTCATCAATCAGGATTACTTCATATTTAACTTTAGGATAATTTACTCTATCAATCGAATTTAATAGAATAGTAAGGTTATTCTCTTCGTTCCTGCAAGGAATAATAATCGAAAAAGAGTTGAATTCTTGAGTATATTTCTTCGGATTGAAAAAGACAGCAAATCCAAGCAGCAATAAAAAAAATGAAAATATTAGAATTACGATCATGGATTGTTATTGAATATTATAGATTATTACTTTATTAGTGTTCTTAAAATTAGAATTTCTCTTCCTTTTTCTTTTCGTGTTCGAGAACATGAATTCTATCGGCTCGAATAAGGATTTTCGACACAGTTTTGCCATCATTATTTTCCCATTGGTTGAGTTTCAAACTTCCTTCGACGAGAAGGGGACTACCTTTTTCAGTCCTATTTTCAATCTTTTTTGCAAGGTTGCCCCATGCCTCGATATCAACGAAGGTGGTCTCTTCCTGCCAGTTGTTGTCCTTATCCTGGTACGGTCGATTATTCGCAATCGTAAAAGTAGTGACCTTAAGCTTATTGTCACCAACTTCTTTAACTTCAGGATCAC
Proteins encoded in this region:
- a CDS encoding glycosyltransferase, whose translation is MIVILIFSFFLLLLGFAVFFNPKKYTQEFNSFSIIIPCRNEENNLTILLNSIDRVNYPKVKYEVILIDDASEDGTSEIIKQYCIRENNWHSILIREKNTEYKGKKYAIKLGVEKARFDNLIFTDADCRVPVNWLRSFNSYISENTGMIVGYSPENKVSDFRRFTQILTADFYCATINLGLPFSNNGRNLYINKKAYEKVGGVENIKYYTCGEDKLLLNLIKKTEYTIK
- a CDS encoding single-stranded DNA-binding protein, with the protein product MSKRTPSVNTIIISGNVVRDPEVKEVGDNKLKVTTFTIANNRPYQDKDNNWQEETTFVDIEAWGNLAKKIENRTEKGSPLLVEGSLKLNQWENNDGKTVSKILIRADRIHVLEHEKKKEEKF